The nucleotide sequence GGTATCGATTACTGGAAAAACTGCCTCAAAGGTTTCGAAGACGCCGCCCAGTCGCTCGGCGTTTCCGTCGAATATCACGGCGCCACCCAATACGACGTCAACGAACAGATCATGGTGCTGGAACGCGTCGTGGCGCGCAAACCGGCCGGCATCGCCGTCTCCGCCATCCATCCCGACCGGCTGACGCCGACGATCGATAAGGCGGTCGAGTACGGGATTCCCGTCGTCCTGTTCGACTCCGGCGCGCCGGGCAGCAAGGCGTATTCCTTCCTCGCCACCGACAACTATCGGGCGGGCGCGATCGCCGCGCGGAAAATGGCCGAACTGACCGGCGGCCGCGGCGAGGTCGCCGTCATCACGTCCCCCAATCAGCAAAACCACATGGAACGAACCCGCGGTTTTCGGGAAACGATCGAAGCCGAATTCCCCGACATGCGCGTCGTGGCTGTCAAAAACGGCAAAGGCGACGCATTCGCTTCGCGCCAAGCCGCGATGGAAGCGATGGGCGAATTCCCGGATTTGGCCGGCATTTTCGCGACCGAAGCCAACGGCGGCGTCGGCGTCGGCGACGCCGTCCGGCTGATGCAGCGGACCGGCCGCGTCAAAATTATCGGTTTCGACACCGACAAGGCGACGCTCGACATGGTCAAGGACGGCACGATCGCCGCAACGTTGGCGCAAGGGACGTGGAAAATGGGATATTGGTCGCTTATGTTCCTGTTTCATCTGCGCCATGCGGATCCGCAGAGCGGAACGCCGATGTTCCCGCATTCCGTGGAGCCGCTCGTACCGCCGTACGTCGACACCGGCGTCACGGTCGTCACACGCGACAACGTCGACCGTTTCTACGCGAAGTGAGCGCCGATGAAACGCATCCGGTTCGACAACCTGCCGATCCGCTACAAACTGATTACGCTTTTTCTGCTGATCGGGATCGTACCCTCGCTCGGGCTTGCCCTTCTCGTCGATTGGACGGTCCACCGCGTCGTCGAACGCCAGGCGAACGACTACGCGATGCAGGTGATCGGAAAGGTCAGCCAATCCTTCGAATTTTATATGAACAATATACAAAATTTAACATATTTGATCGCATTCAATCCCACCGTTCGCCGCTTCCTCGCCGACGAACGACCGCAGCGAGAGCCGGTTTCGGCCGACTATTACGAGATGCGGCGGTTTCTGCAGGAATTCGCTTCCTTATATCCGGAGGTCGCCGGCATCCTCGTCGCCGACGCCAGAGGCAACTACGTCAGCAACGACATGTACGCGCGAACCCCGCGCCCGTTAACGGAAGAAAGCTGGTTCCGGGCGGCCGTCGCAGCGGGAGGAATTTTCCAAATCCTTGGCCGGCCTTCCGAACGGAACGTCACCACGCTTGTTCCGTACACCGACCGCGAACGCATCTCCGCCGTCCGCGCCGTCATCGATCCGGACACGCAGCAGACGCTCGGCGTTATCCTCGTCGACATGAAACTGCGCGTCGTCTCGGAAACCGCGCGCACCGTCCGGCTCGGCAAATCGGGCTTTCTTACCGTCATCGACGAACGCGGAGAAATCGTCTACGCACCCGCGCAAACGCCGTTCGACCGGCTTCCGCGCGACTGGTTCGGTCCCGCAAACAGCGGCGTCGTCACCCGGCAAGCGGCAGGACAAGAATGGCTGCTCATCTACCGAACGTCCCCGTTTACCGGCTGGACGACGGTCGGCGTCTTTCCGAAACGCGAACCGGTCGAAGGAGCGCGGGAAATCCGCTTTTCCGTGGTCACGTTCGTCTTCCTCGTCTGCCTGCTCGGGCTGACCGCCTCGATTTATTTGTCCAGGTCGATGTCCCGGCCGATCGACCAGTTGATGTCGTTCATGCGCCAGGTCGAATCCGGCAACCTGTCCATTCGCTACCGCGGCACGCGCACCGACGAAATCGGCATGCTCGGCCGCAGTTTTAATCTCATGCTGGCGCAAATCAACCGGCTGCTCGAACTGACCGAAATCCAGGAGCGAAAAAAACGCGAAGCCGAACTGCGCAGCCTGCAGGCGCACATCAAGCCGCATTTTCTGTACAACACGCTCGACACCATCCATTGGATGGCCCGAAGCCGCGGCGCCGACGATATCGCCGCACTTGTCGGATCGCTCGCGCGACTGTTCCGGATCGGCTTAAGCGGTGGCAGCGACATCATCCCGCTGGCCGAAGAATTCGAACACGTCCGCCACTATCTGAACATCCAGCAAATCCGTTACCGCAACAAGCTGGACTATCGACTTGCGATGAGCGACGACGTGCGCGACGCGAAAACGCTGAAACTGATTCTGCAGCCGATCGTCGAAAACGCGATCTACCACGGCATCCGCGAACGCCGCGGTCCCGGTTTCATCGACGTGACGGCGGAGGCACAGGACGGCTGCCTGATGCTGCGCGTCCGCGACGACGGCAAGGGCATGTCGCCCGACCGGCTCGCCGCCGTCCGGAGCAAACTGGAAAACCCGCTGCCGCGAGACGACGCTGCGGCCGCCGACGATCGCCGTCCCCGGGAAGGCGGTTACGGCCTCGCCAACGTCCAGGCGCGCATCCGGCTGACGTTCGGACAGGCTTACGGCATCGCCGTCGACAGCGAAGAAGGTGTCGGAACGACCGTCGTCGTCCGTCTGCCGCTCTTGTTCGGAGAAAAAGGGGGACCGCCCGCATGAACCGCCCCACGTTCAACGTACTGATCGCCGACGACGAACCGATCATTCGTGAAGGAATCCGCAATGCCGTGAATTGGGAAGCGCTCGGATTAAGGCTCGCCGCCGAAGCCGAAGATGGCGAGGAAGCGCTCGAAGCCGCCGTCCGCCATGATGTCCGCATCGCGCTTGTCGACATCAACATGCCGATCGTCGACGGCCTCGAGCTGATCCGACGGCTGCGCAAACGGCTGCCGGAATGCCGCGCGGTCATCATCACCGGCCACGACGAATTCGCCTACGCCCAGGAAGCGATCCGGCTCGGTGTCGAAGACTACATCCTGAAACCGGCCGATCCGGAAGAACTGAACCGGCTGCTCGGACGCATCCGCGACGAACTGGAAACGTCGATGCGCGAACGCGCCTACCTGGACATGGCATCCCGCCAAATCGAAAAACATATGCCGCTGCTTCGCGAACGATTCTGCCGAGAATGGGCCGAAGGCGCGCTGTCCGCAGAAGAAATCCGCGAACGGCTCCGGTTTTTGCAGCTGCCCGAAACACCGCCGGCCTGGGTCTTGCTCGTGCGCTGGACGGAACCGCCCGACGACGGCCGGGGCATGCGGGAAAGCGACCGGCAGCTTTACGCGTTCGCCGTCGAAAACATCGCGTCCGAATGGCTGGCGCCTTACCCGCACGTCTTGTTCCGCGACGCCGCGGAGCGGACGATCGGCGTCGTCTGGGACGAGCGGGCCGACGGCGTTTTTCCCAGTATAGAAACGTCGATCCGCGACTTGCTCCGGCTGGACGTCCGCCTGTACGCCGAACCGTGCGCCTCTCGCGACGGCTTGACGGCGGTCGCCGAGGCCTACCGGCGGTGCCGGCAGGCCGCATATCGGGAAGCAACGTTGTCGCCGCTCGTCCGGCGCGCACGCCAGTACATGATGGACCATTATCACGAGTGCGATCTCACCTTGGAAAAAATGGCTGAAAATTTAAAGACGTCGCCCTCTTACCTCGGTCGGCTGATCAAACAGGAGCTCGGCGTCACGTTCGTCGCATACCTGACGCGTCTGCGCGTCCGCAAGGCGGCGCAGCTTCTGCATGCCACCGACCTGCCGATCCACGAGATCGCCTCGCGCGTCGGCTACGAAACCCAGCATTATTTCAGCACCGCCTTCAAAAAGGCCACAGGCGTCTCGCCCCTACGCTACCGAAAAGGCGCCGCCCCCGCGGAACCCGACGAACCGTCGTAAACGTTCGTCGGATTTTTATAAAAAACGTCGATTCGCTGTAAAGACCCGCCCCTCTTCCCCTTGCTATACTGCGTCGTGAATACGACTCCAAGGCAAGGGGGTAAACCCACATGCTCCGCAAAACGATGCTGCCGCTGCTTTCGGCCGTGCTCGCCGTATCGCTGGCTGCCTGCGGCAACAACAATCCCGCTTCGGAAAGCGGCTCCGCCGGCTCGTCGCCGGCCGCCTCGTCCGGTTCGTCCGGCTCGTCCAAAGGCCTGATTGGCATCTCCATGCCGACGAAGTCGTCCGAACGCTGGATCAGCGACGGCCAGAACATGGTCAAGGAACTGAAGGCGCTCGGCTACGACACCGACCTGCAGTACGCGGAAGACGTCGTCGAAAACCAGTTGTCCCAGATCGAAAACATGATCACCAAAGGCGCCAAACTGCTCATCATCGCGCCGATCGACGGAGAGTCGCTGACCGACGTGCTGCAAAAGGCGAAGGACAAAAACATCGCCGTCATCGCCTACGATCGGCTCATCCGGAAAACGCCCAACGTCGACTATTACGCGACGTTCGACAACTTCAAGGTCGGCGTCCTGCAAGGCTCCTACATCGTCGACAAGCTCGGCCTGAAAGACGGCAAGGGACCGTTCAACATCGAACTGTTCGCCGGCTCGCCCGACGACAACAACACGTACTTCTTCTTCGACGGCGCGATGTCCGTGCTGAAGCCCTACATCGACTCCGGCAAGCTCGTCGTCCGCAGCAAACAGACAAAAGTCGAACAGGTCGCCACCCTGCGGTGGGACGGCGCGACCGCCCAGGCGCGCATGGACAACCTGCTTAGCGCCTTTTATTCGACTGAACGGCTGCACGCGGTTCTGTCCCCGTACGACGGCATCAGCATCGGCGTCCTGTCGTCGCTTAAGGGCGTCGGCTACGGCAAACCCGACAAGCCGTTCCCAATCATCACCGGCCAGGACGCGGAACTGGCGTCCGTTAAATCGATCATTGCCGGCGAACAGACGCAGACCGTGTTCAAGGACACGCGAGAACTGGCCAAAAAGGCTGCCCAGATGGCCGACAGCCTGCTGCAAGGCAAAACCGTCGACGTCAACGATACGAAAACGTACAACAACGGCGTGAAAGTCGTGCCCGCCTACCTGCTCGAACCGGTGTCCGTCGACATCACCAATTATGAGCAAGTTCTGATCGGCAGCGGTTATTACACGAAAGATCAGCTCGGCAAATAACAACCGAACCGGAACTAGGTTTCGCGGCGCGAAGGCGCAAGCGCCGGCGCGGGGCGCCGCGAAACCAGCCGTTTTCGTTTTATCGCCCGCAAGTCCGAAAGGAGGTTCGGCGATGTCCGACTACATTTTGGAAATGATCGGCATCACGAAAACGTTTCCCGGCGTACGCGCGCTTGACGACGTCACCTTGCGCGTGCGGGAAGGCGAAATCCACGCGCTCTGCGGCGAAAACGGCGCCGGCAAGTCGACGCTGATGAACGTTTTAAGCGGCGTTTATCCTTACGGCACATACGAAGGCGAAATCCGTTTCCGCGGACGCCCTTGCCAGTTCCGCAACATCCGGCAGAGCGAAGAGATGGGAATCGTCATCATCCACCAGGAGCTGGCGCTCGTGCCTGATCTGTCGATCGCGGAAAACTTGTTTCTCGGCCATGAACGCGCGCGCCGCGGCATCATCGACTGGAACGAAACGATCGCCCAAGCCCGGCAATGGATGCAGACGGTCGGGCTGGACGAATCGCCGCTTGCGCCGGTATCGTCGCTCGGCGTCGGCAAACAGCAACTGGTCGAAATCGCGAAGGCGCTGTCGAAACGAGTGCAACTGCTCATTCTCGACGAACCGACCGCCGCGCTCAACGAAGAAGACAGCGACAACCTGCTCAACCTGATCGTCGAACTCAAACGGCGCGGCATTTCGTCGATCATCATCTCGCACAAGCTGCAAGAGGTGTTGCGCGTCGCCGACGCGATCACCGTCCTGCGCGACGGCAAGACCGTCGAAACGTTCGATGTTCGTCGGGAACCCGTTACCGAAGAGCGGATCATCCGCGCCATGGTCGGCCGCGACTTGACGCAACGGTTCCCCGAGCGCAAACCCAATATCGGCGACGTTCTGTTCGAAATACGCGGCTGGACGGTCCGGCACCCGTCGCGTCCTGGCCGCAACGCGATCGACGGCGTCGACCTGTACATCCGCCGCGGCGAGATCGTCGGCATCGCCGGCCTGATGGGCGCCGGACGAACCGAACTGGCGCTCAGCATTTTCGGCCGCCAGTACGGCCACGTCGTCGCCGGGCGTCTTTACAAGAACGGTCGGGAAATCCGCATCGCCGACGTCCGCTCGGCGATCGCCCACGGCCTGGCATATGTGACGGAAGACCGCAAGCAGTACGGGCTCGTCCTGATCGACGACATCCGGCGCAACGTGTCGCTCGCCGCTCTGCGCAAAGTCGCTTCCCGCGGCGTCATTCGGGAATATCAAGAAATTTCGGTCGCCCGACAATTTCGCGAACGGCTCAACATTAAAGCGCCGAACGTTTTTCAGAAAACAGGAAATTTGAGTGGGGGAAACCAGCAAAAGGTCGTGCTCAGCAAATGGATCTTCGCCGATCCGGACGTCCTGATTTTGGACGAACCGACGCGCGGCATCGACGTCGGCGCCAAATACGAGATTTACACAATCATTCACCGTCTCGCGGATGAAGGCAAAGGAATTTTGCTGATTTCGTCGGAGTTACCGGAAATTCTCGGCCTGTGCGACCGCATTTACGTCATGAGCGAAGGGCGGATCACCGGCGAATTCGCTCGCGGGGAAGCAGATCAGGAACGGTTGATGAAACACATGACGCAAGGGAGGCAGCGGCGCGATGAACGGCTTGCTTGAATGGGGGCGCCAGCATGTCCGCCAGTACGGCATGATCGTCGCGCTGGTGGCGATCGCGGCCTTCTTCCAGATCGTGACCGACGGTCTATTGCTGAAACCGCTCAACGTAACGAACCTGATCCTGCAAAACAGCTATATTTTGATTCTGGCGATCGGCATGATGCTCGTCATCATCACCGGGCACATCGACCTGTCGGTGGGTTCGGTGGCGGCGTTCGTCGGCGCGGTTTCCGCGATTTTGATGGTGCATCACGGCGTGCCCGCGTGGCTGGCCTTTGCCGCGTGTCTGGCGCTCGGCGCGCTGATCGGCGCCTGGCAAGGGTTTTGGGTCGCCTACGTCGGCATACCGTCGTTTATCGTCACGCTCGCAGGGATGCTGCTGTTTCGCGGGCTAACGATGATCGCGCTAGGCGGCCAGTCGATCGCGCCGTTTCCGAAAACGTTCCAGCGCATCAGCTCCGGTTTTCTTCCCGACTGGTTCGGAGGCGGCTCGATCCATCTTCTAACGATCGCCGTCGGCGTCGCGCTGTCGCTCGCGCTTGCCGTCGTCGAATGGCGGCGCAGGTTGAAGCAGCTCGCATACGGGCTTGAAGCCGCCCCGCTGTCGCGGATCGCCGCCAAATGGATCGTGCTCGCCGCCGCGGTCAACGCGTTCGCCTACGTGCTCGCGCTCTATCACGGCATTCCGAACATTCTCGTCGTGCTCGCCGTGTTGATCGCCGCCTATTCGTTCGTCACCGGCCGAACCGTCGCCGGACGGCACATTTACGCCGTGGGCGGCAACGAGAAAGCTGCGCGGCTGTCCGGCATCAACACGCGGCGCGTCTCATTCTGGGTGTTCGTCAACATGGGCGTGCTGGCCGCGTTATCCGGCCTCGTGTTCGCCGCACGGCTGAACGCTGCCACGCCGAAAGCCGGCGTCAATTTCGAGCTGGATGCAATCGCCGCCTGCTTCATCGGCGGCGCTTCGGCCTCCGGCGGCATCGGCACCGTCTGGGGCGCCATCGTTGGCGGTCTCGTCATGGGCGTCATGAACAACGGCATGTCGCTCATCGGCCTCGGCATCGACTGGCAACAGGGCATCAAGGGTCTCGTTCTGCTGCTTGCCGTCGCGTTCGACGTCTACAACAAACGGAAAGCGGTGTAACGGAAGGCGCGCGGCGCCCCGCGCCCGCCGGCCGTCCTCGGTCATTCCAATGGCTTGTCGGCCACCAGGATCGACCCCGTCGGGCATCCCGACCGCGCGTCTTCCAGATCGTCGTACAGCTCCTCCGGCACCTCGACAACGCCGCGGTTGCCGTCTTTCGGCAAAATATTTTCGGCCAACCCCTCGTCGTCGTAGCCGAAAATGTCGGGAGCGGCCGCTCCGCACGCCCCGCAGGCGATGCACGTCTCCTTGTCGACCTTCGTAAACTTCGGCACGACCGTCACCCCCTCGCCTCTATCCTCGAAAAATGTGACGCCGCGCACACGGCTGCGCAGCCCGCTCTGGTACGATGAAAGCAAAACGCCCCCGGGGAAGTCTATCCGAGCGGATTTCTGCCGGTCGTCTGCGGCAACGTTCGCGAACAGCCGCTAAGCTCCATTTATCGCGAATCGCCGGTCATGCGGGCGCTGCGCAATAAAACGCTGAAGGAAAATGCGGTGTTTGCGAATTTCGCGGCGTTTGCGGCGGATCGCGGGCGCGGGCGTTCGCCTTGACCGGCGACTACCTGGAAAGCGCCCCGGCCTGCGCCTACACGCCCGGCAGCCGAACGTAAAACCGCGCCTTTTTTGCGGAAAATCGCCTACGGACGGCGCCCGGCCCTTCGGTTATGCTGAAATGAAGGAAAGCCGCAAACAAACAAGGAGGCGCGGGCGCTTATGCCGAAACGATCCGGAGTCTGGGCTGCCGCGGCGATGGCGTTCGCCGTTTTCGTTCTCGCCGGACTGCGCATCCTTTCAATACTGACGGACGACCGGGAAAACCGAACGGCCGTCTCGG is from Candidatus Reconcilbacillus cellulovorans and encodes:
- a CDS encoding LacI family transcriptional regulator; translation: MRKWWLVYAVCIGAFALYVLDYYGRNRSEGWEDAAGLRGDPEEKYVMVTFQAGIDYWKNCLKGFEDAAQSLGVSVEYHGATQYDVNEQIMVLERVVARKPAGIAVSAIHPDRLTPTIDKAVEYGIPVVLFDSGAPGSKAYSFLATDNYRAGAIAARKMAELTGGRGEVAVITSPNQQNHMERTRGFRETIEAEFPDMRVVAVKNGKGDAFASRQAAMEAMGEFPDLAGIFATEANGGVGVGDAVRLMQRTGRVKIIGFDTDKATLDMVKDGTIAATLAQGTWKMGYWSLMFLFHLRHADPQSGTPMFPHSVEPLVPPYVDTGVTVVTRDNVDRFYAK
- a CDS encoding sugar ABC transporter substrate-binding protein, with protein sequence MLRKTMLPLLSAVLAVSLAACGNNNPASESGSAGSSPAASSGSSGSSKGLIGISMPTKSSERWISDGQNMVKELKALGYDTDLQYAEDVVENQLSQIENMITKGAKLLIIAPIDGESLTDVLQKAKDKNIAVIAYDRLIRKTPNVDYYATFDNFKVGVLQGSYIVDKLGLKDGKGPFNIELFAGSPDDNNTYFFFDGAMSVLKPYIDSGKLVVRSKQTKVEQVATLRWDGATAQARMDNLLSAFYSTERLHAVLSPYDGISIGVLSSLKGVGYGKPDKPFPIITGQDAELASVKSIIAGEQTQTVFKDTRELAKKAAQMADSLLQGKTVDVNDTKTYNNGVKVVPAYLLEPVSVDITNYEQVLIGSGYYTKDQLGK
- a CDS encoding ferredoxin — its product is MPKFTKVDKETCIACGACGAAAPDIFGYDDEGLAENILPKDGNRGVVEVPEELYDDLEDARSGCPTGSILVADKPLE
- a CDS encoding histidine kinase, with the translated sequence MKRIRFDNLPIRYKLITLFLLIGIVPSLGLALLVDWTVHRVVERQANDYAMQVIGKVSQSFEFYMNNIQNLTYLIAFNPTVRRFLADERPQREPVSADYYEMRRFLQEFASLYPEVAGILVADARGNYVSNDMYARTPRPLTEESWFRAAVAAGGIFQILGRPSERNVTTLVPYTDRERISAVRAVIDPDTQQTLGVILVDMKLRVVSETARTVRLGKSGFLTVIDERGEIVYAPAQTPFDRLPRDWFGPANSGVVTRQAAGQEWLLIYRTSPFTGWTTVGVFPKREPVEGAREIRFSVVTFVFLVCLLGLTASIYLSRSMSRPIDQLMSFMRQVESGNLSIRYRGTRTDEIGMLGRSFNLMLAQINRLLELTEIQERKKREAELRSLQAHIKPHFLYNTLDTIHWMARSRGADDIAALVGSLARLFRIGLSGGSDIIPLAEEFEHVRHYLNIQQIRYRNKLDYRLAMSDDVRDAKTLKLILQPIVENAIYHGIRERRGPGFIDVTAEAQDGCLMLRVRDDGKGMSPDRLAAVRSKLENPLPRDDAAAADDRRPREGGYGLANVQARIRLTFGQAYGIAVDSEEGVGTTVVVRLPLLFGEKGGPPA
- a CDS encoding ABC transporter ATP-binding protein, translating into MSDYILEMIGITKTFPGVRALDDVTLRVREGEIHALCGENGAGKSTLMNVLSGVYPYGTYEGEIRFRGRPCQFRNIRQSEEMGIVIIHQELALVPDLSIAENLFLGHERARRGIIDWNETIAQARQWMQTVGLDESPLAPVSSLGVGKQQLVEIAKALSKRVQLLILDEPTAALNEEDSDNLLNLIVELKRRGISSIIISHKLQEVLRVADAITVLRDGKTVETFDVRREPVTEERIIRAMVGRDLTQRFPERKPNIGDVLFEIRGWTVRHPSRPGRNAIDGVDLYIRRGEIVGIAGLMGAGRTELALSIFGRQYGHVVAGRLYKNGREIRIADVRSAIAHGLAYVTEDRKQYGLVLIDDIRRNVSLAALRKVASRGVIREYQEISVARQFRERLNIKAPNVFQKTGNLSGGNQQKVVLSKWIFADPDVLILDEPTRGIDVGAKYEIYTIIHRLADEGKGILLISSELPEILGLCDRIYVMSEGRITGEFARGEADQERLMKHMTQGRQRRDERLA
- a CDS encoding DNA-binding response regulator; protein product: MNRPTFNVLIADDEPIIREGIRNAVNWEALGLRLAAEAEDGEEALEAAVRHDVRIALVDINMPIVDGLELIRRLRKRLPECRAVIITGHDEFAYAQEAIRLGVEDYILKPADPEELNRLLGRIRDELETSMRERAYLDMASRQIEKHMPLLRERFCREWAEGALSAEEIRERLRFLQLPETPPAWVLLVRWTEPPDDGRGMRESDRQLYAFAVENIASEWLAPYPHVLFRDAAERTIGVVWDERADGVFPSIETSIRDLLRLDVRLYAEPCASRDGLTAVAEAYRRCRQAAYREATLSPLVRRARQYMMDHYHECDLTLEKMAENLKTSPSYLGRLIKQELGVTFVAYLTRLRVRKAAQLLHATDLPIHEIASRVGYETQHYFSTAFKKATGVSPLRYRKGAAPAEPDEPS
- a CDS encoding ABC transporter permease; protein product: MNGLLEWGRQHVRQYGMIVALVAIAAFFQIVTDGLLLKPLNVTNLILQNSYILILAIGMMLVIITGHIDLSVGSVAAFVGAVSAILMVHHGVPAWLAFAACLALGALIGAWQGFWVAYVGIPSFIVTLAGMLLFRGLTMIALGGQSIAPFPKTFQRISSGFLPDWFGGGSIHLLTIAVGVALSLALAVVEWRRRLKQLAYGLEAAPLSRIAAKWIVLAAAVNAFAYVLALYHGIPNILVVLAVLIAAYSFVTGRTVAGRHIYAVGGNEKAARLSGINTRRVSFWVFVNMGVLAALSGLVFAARLNAATPKAGVNFELDAIAACFIGGASASGGIGTVWGAIVGGLVMGVMNNGMSLIGLGIDWQQGIKGLVLLLAVAFDVYNKRKAV